A part of Gemmobacter sp. 24YEA27 genomic DNA contains:
- a CDS encoding TRAP transporter large permease, which translates to MLAIIGVLFVVLLLLGVPVGMILIMMSLVYVLFEPSILDMIFAQRLVVGTQSFPLIAVPLFILTGELMNISGISRRVMAFASVLTRKFWGRIALTNVALSTLLAGMSGSSNGDAAMQAKIMVPEMTRRGYPRGYSVALTAITSLIAPMIPPGIGLILFGFVTNVSIGQLFAGAILPGLMLAAMLMVQTWITARRNQWEPPETGAPEIPLGKAFLSALPAILLPVIIIVGIRGGVFTPAEAASVAVIYTALCVLAYREASFGQVFASLRSTVVSTSAILLILAASAAFSWILTFEQVPQSVARAMLDLTDNAGLMLLLVSLLLLIAGAFIDGTALILILGPIFLPVVTSLGVDPVHYGIIFVLMAHLGGVTPPVGTIMFATCSITRTPLSEFMRAIIPFIFSYMAFTIVIIFVPWFSLVLTGR; encoded by the coding sequence ATGCTTGCAATTATTGGCGTTCTTTTTGTCGTCCTGCTTTTGCTGGGTGTTCCGGTCGGGATGATCCTGATCATGATGTCGCTGGTCTATGTGCTGTTCGAGCCGTCGATCCTCGACATGATCTTTGCGCAAAGGCTGGTTGTCGGCACCCAGAGCTTTCCCCTGATTGCGGTGCCGCTGTTCATCCTGACCGGCGAGCTGATGAATATTTCCGGGATCAGCCGGCGCGTGATGGCTTTTGCCAGCGTTCTGACCCGGAAATTCTGGGGTCGGATCGCCCTGACCAATGTGGCGCTTTCCACCCTGCTGGCGGGCATGTCGGGGTCGTCAAATGGCGATGCGGCGATGCAGGCAAAGATTATGGTGCCGGAAATGACCCGTCGCGGCTATCCGCGTGGCTATTCGGTGGCGCTGACGGCGATCACTTCGCTGATCGCACCGATGATTCCGCCGGGGATTGGGCTGATCCTGTTCGGCTTTGTCACCAATGTCTCGATCGGCCAGCTTTTCGCTGGCGCCATTCTGCCGGGCTTAATGCTGGCCGCGATGCTGATGGTGCAGACCTGGATCACCGCCCGCCGCAACCAGTGGGAGCCGCCCGAGACCGGCGCGCCGGAGATCCCGCTGGGCAAGGCATTCCTTTCGGCCCTGCCCGCGATCCTCTTGCCGGTGATCATCATTGTCGGGATCCGCGGCGGCGTCTTTACCCCGGCAGAGGCCGCGAGCGTTGCGGTGATTTATACTGCGCTTTGTGTGCTGGCCTACCGCGAGGCGAGTTTCGGGCAGGTATTCGCCTCGCTGCGCTCGACCGTGGTGTCAACATCGGCCATCCTGCTGATCCTTGCGGCCTCGGCGGCATTCAGCTGGATCCTGACCTTTGAACAGGTGCCGCAATCGGTGGCCCGGGCCATGCTGGATCTGACCGATAATGCCGGGCTGATGCTGCTTCTGGTTTCGCTTTTGCTGCTGATTGCAGGCGCCTTCATCGATGGGACGGCGCTGATCCTGATCCTTGGCCCGATCTTCCTGCCGGTGGTGACCTCGCTGGGTGTCGATCCGGTGCATTACGGGATCATCTTCGTGCTGATGGCGCATCTGGGCGGGGTCACACCGCCGGTCGGCACCATCATGTTTGCCACCTGTTCCATCACCCGCACACCGCTTTCCGAGTTCATGCGGGCCATTATTCCCTTCATCTTCAGCTATATGGCCTTCACTATTGTGATCATTTTCGTGCCCTGGTTCAGCCTCGTGCTGACCGGACGCTGA
- a CDS encoding SDR family NAD(P)-dependent oxidoreductase yields MSEAATGVALVTGGGGGIGRCIADTLALDGYAVLVVDLSGAGEETARGIREAGGQAAGFRADVTRDEDWLLAFEAAEQRFGPVTALVNNAGIAGPFAPIDQYSVTAFDEVISVNLRGVFLGLHHSLARMRRQGGGAVVNIASTSSIRGRAGLAGYVAAKHAVLGLTRVAALDMAGSGIRVNAVLPGPVDTAMIATIDRNAAAQGQAVQRSGTAAPIPPDGIAPTVSFLLSDQARHVNGAAWVVDDGSTLN; encoded by the coding sequence GTGAGCGAAGCTGCAACAGGTGTCGCCCTCGTGACCGGGGGCGGCGGCGGCATCGGGCGCTGCATCGCTGATACTCTGGCGCTGGACGGCTATGCGGTGCTGGTGGTAGATCTTAGCGGTGCAGGTGAAGAGACTGCGCGCGGGATCCGGGAAGCCGGGGGTCAGGCCGCCGGGTTCAGGGCGGATGTGACCCGCGATGAAGACTGGCTCCTTGCATTCGAGGCCGCGGAGCAGCGCTTTGGCCCTGTCACCGCGCTGGTCAACAATGCCGGCATTGCCGGGCCTTTCGCCCCGATTGACCAGTATTCGGTTACGGCCTTTGACGAGGTCATCTCGGTCAATCTGCGCGGGGTGTTTCTCGGCCTGCACCATAGCCTTGCCCGGATGCGCCGCCAGGGCGGGGGGGCGGTGGTCAACATCGCCTCGACCTCCTCCATTCGCGGCCGCGCGGGGCTGGCCGGCTATGTCGCGGCGAAACATGCCGTGCTTGGCCTGACCCGGGTGGCCGCGCTGGATATGGCCGGCAGCGGTATTCGCGTGAATGCGGTGCTGCCCGGCCCTGTCGATACAGCGATGATCGCCACCATTGACCGCAATGCCGCAGCGCAGGGCCAGGCCGTGCAACGCAGCGGCACTGCTGCCCCGATCCCGCCTGACGGCATCGCCCCGACTGTCTCCTTTCTGCTCTCCGACCAGGCCCGCCACGTCAATGGCGCGGCCTGGGTGGTTGATGACGGCTCTACTCTGAACTGA
- a CDS encoding TRAP transporter small permease subunit, which translates to MTTASAAASWLDRFESGLVRIIAIFAILILISIVGIVFIAVVMRYGFNLALVSSFDVSTLLFAWLIFLGLVMAERDGAHMGIDITDMLPPRLHRMVVFLRYALLLAAACYLCRIGLALVERTGTQIPSLRISTRWLYAALPVGFGLLAVAYAIRLVRLLLSPAGKA; encoded by the coding sequence ATGACGACAGCAAGCGCAGCCGCCTCCTGGCTGGATCGCTTTGAGAGCGGTCTTGTCCGCATCATCGCGATCTTTGCCATTCTCATTCTGATTTCCATCGTGGGGATCGTGTTTATCGCCGTTGTGATGCGCTATGGGTTCAACCTTGCGCTGGTCTCCTCTTTTGACGTCTCGACACTGCTTTTCGCCTGGCTGATCTTTCTGGGCCTTGTGATGGCCGAACGCGACGGCGCTCATATGGGCATCGACATCACTGATATGCTGCCCCCTCGCCTGCACCGGATGGTCGTGTTTTTGCGCTATGCGCTCTTGCTGGCGGCAGCCTGCTATCTCTGTCGCATCGGCCTTGCCCTTGTCGAGCGCACCGGCACCCAGATCCCATCTCTCAGAATTTCGACCCGCTGGCTTTACGCCGCATTGCCGGTCGGGTTCGGCCTTCTGGCTGTCGCTTATGCGATCCGCCTTGTCCGGCTGCTGCTGTCTCCTGCGGGAAAGGCCTGA
- a CDS encoding TRAP transporter substrate-binding protein, translating to MKAAGMGAFALCMAGAAAQAETVIRFAHMNGQTHFVHSEAIALAERVHERSGGEVRIEVFPSGQLGESSQIVEQMSFGADLMGQVQAGNLADYLPDFSILVYPFMYDGIGDVERLVGSDLVAGLNEGVLQSNLRVMCYLHYGTRDLYTRNREVRSPADSKDMSIRVQPVTIYTQMVEQVMGGAPTPIPWPEVYSALAQGVIDAAEAPPLSILDQRHYEHARYLIQTNHIQDVVPLVISASQFDALSPASQEVLQTETAAACAAMSAASIASYETGIEELRANGMTIIGDVDRAAFAENAGLIAASFPEWTPGLYDRARAILDAE from the coding sequence ATGAAAGCAGCCGGGATGGGGGCATTTGCCCTTTGTATGGCCGGAGCGGCGGCTCAGGCAGAAACCGTGATCCGCTTTGCCCATATGAATGGTCAGACGCATTTCGTGCACAGCGAGGCGATTGCTCTGGCCGAACGCGTGCATGAGCGCAGCGGTGGGGAAGTCCGGATTGAAGTCTTCCCCTCGGGCCAGTTGGGGGAGAGCAGCCAGATCGTCGAACAAATGTCGTTCGGAGCCGATCTGATGGGTCAGGTCCAGGCCGGAAATCTGGCTGATTACCTGCCGGATTTCTCGATCCTCGTCTATCCGTTCATGTATGACGGGATCGGGGATGTCGAACGCCTGGTGGGCTCGGACCTCGTCGCCGGGCTGAATGAAGGTGTTTTGCAAAGCAATCTTCGGGTGATGTGTTACCTGCATTACGGCACTCGTGATCTTTACACCCGCAACCGCGAAGTGCGCAGCCCAGCCGACAGCAAGGATATGTCGATCCGGGTGCAGCCAGTTACAATCTATACCCAGATGGTGGAACAGGTGATGGGCGGCGCGCCGACCCCGATCCCATGGCCCGAAGTGTATTCCGCACTGGCGCAGGGCGTGATCGATGCCGCCGAGGCGCCGCCATTGTCGATTCTGGATCAGCGGCATTACGAACATGCCCGCTATCTGATCCAGACAAATCATATTCAGGATGTCGTGCCGCTGGTGATCAGCGCCTCGCAATTCGACGCGCTCAGCCCCGCCAGCCAGGAGGTGCTGCAGACCGAAACTGCCGCCGCCTGTGCCGCCATGTCGGCGGCCTCGATCGCCAGCTATGAAACCGGCATCGAGGAGCTGCGCGCCAATGGGATGACCATTATCGGCGATGTGGACCGCGCTGCCTTTGCCGAAAATGCGGGTCTGATCGCCGCCTCTTTCCCCGAATGGACCCCGGGCCTGTATGACCGCGCGCGGGCTATTCTGGACGCGGAGTAA
- a CDS encoding acetoacetate decarboxylase family protein, translating to MFGNYKMHPDSGVMPPYAPAYPLEWECQLRNLEVMTRVNAAKLRELLAHTPFEPVNDRVAFRFMASPGHTLSYHNDRMFDLMVTAAVRCEGLFTQTHLYMFCSDPMGIAAGRELFGYTKKDCTYAFDEKEDGSISGWVNRRTVPVADFAFTPDPAAPVVRLVDGPDQPRGEIHVRRFPHPEHPGTAYADVVHRAFPLPYSPPIPGRIDLKLHESAFDPLTELEPEVLSAQFMVSTDYAGGFAKEERRLVKRLVP from the coding sequence ATGTTCGGCAATTACAAGATGCATCCCGACAGCGGTGTGATGCCGCCCTACGCACCCGCCTATCCGTTGGAATGGGAATGCCAGCTGCGCAATCTCGAGGTGATGACCCGCGTCAATGCGGCAAAGCTGCGTGAGCTGCTGGCCCATACCCCGTTTGAGCCGGTGAATGACCGTGTGGCTTTCCGTTTTATGGCTTCGCCCGGTCATACATTGTCATACCACAATGACCGCATGTTCGACCTGATGGTGACAGCCGCCGTGCGCTGCGAGGGGCTCTTTACCCAGACCCATCTTTATATGTTCTGCTCAGATCCGATGGGCATTGCCGCCGGGCGCGAGCTTTTTGGCTATACCAAGAAAGACTGCACCTATGCCTTTGACGAGAAAGAGGATGGCTCGATTTCGGGCTGGGTGAACCGCCGCACGGTGCCGGTGGCCGATTTCGCCTTCACCCCGGATCCGGCGGCCCCGGTGGTGCGGCTGGTCGATGGCCCGGACCAGCCCCGCGGCGAGATCCATGTGCGCCGGTTCCCCCATCCCGAACATCCCGGCACAGCCTATGCCGATGTAGTCCATCGTGCCTTCCCTCTGCCCTACAGCCCCCCCATCCCGGGGCGGATCGACCTCAAACTGCACGAGTCTGCCTTTGATCCGCTGACCGAGCTGGAGCCCGAAGTCCTTTCGGCGCAGTTCATGGTTTCGACAGATTACGCCGGTGGTTTTGCGAAGGAAGAACGTCGTCTTGTGAAGCGGCTGGTGCCGTGA
- a CDS encoding alpha-hydroxy acid oxidase: protein MTRPEMITCIEDLRQLAKRRVPRMFYDYVDSGAYTEATYRANERDLARLGFVQRVGRNIAGRRLESHVLGVPVRMPLALAPTGLAGMQRADGEILAARAARDFGIPFTLSTVSICSIEDVAAETGNPFWFQLYVMKDRGFIERLVGRAHAAGCSALVVTVDLQVQGQRHKDILNGLSTPPKPSLRNLINLATKPRWCLGMLGTKRRSFGNIVGHVSGVSDVTSLAGWVADQFDQTLTWEDIGWLRRIWDRKLIVKGIMTPDDAQAAVDQGADAVIVSNHGGRQLDGAPSSVSALPAIVAKIGSQAEIHIDGGIRSGQDLLRVRALGAHAAYIGRPFLYGLGAMGETGVRRCLEIMHRELDITMALCGQTDIGQVDASILAAADLPADFPHTSMTD from the coding sequence ATGACACGTCCCGAAATGATCACCTGTATCGAAGATCTGCGTCAGCTGGCAAAGCGCCGCGTGCCCCGGATGTTCTACGATTACGTCGATTCCGGCGCCTATACTGAAGCAACCTATCGCGCCAATGAACGCGATCTCGCGCGCCTCGGTTTCGTGCAGCGCGTCGGGCGCAATATCGCGGGGCGGCGGCTGGAGAGCCATGTTCTGGGCGTGCCGGTGCGGATGCCACTGGCACTGGCCCCGACTGGCCTCGCTGGCATGCAACGTGCCGATGGCGAGATCCTGGCCGCCCGCGCCGCGCGTGATTTCGGCATTCCCTTCACCCTTTCCACGGTGTCGATCTGTTCGATCGAGGATGTCGCCGCCGAGACCGGCAACCCTTTCTGGTTCCAGCTTTATGTGATGAAAGACCGCGGCTTTATCGAAAGGCTGGTCGGGCGCGCCCATGCGGCGGGTTGCTCGGCGCTTGTGGTGACCGTTGATCTGCAAGTGCAGGGCCAGCGCCATAAAGATATCCTGAATGGCCTGTCCACCCCGCCAAAGCCCAGCCTGCGCAACCTCATCAATCTGGCGACGAAACCGCGCTGGTGTCTTGGGATGCTGGGCACAAAACGGCGCAGCTTCGGCAATATTGTCGGCCATGTCAGCGGCGTCAGCGATGTCACTTCTCTCGCCGGCTGGGTTGCCGATCAATTCGACCAGACCCTGACCTGGGAGGATATCGGCTGGCTGCGCCGGATCTGGGACCGCAAGCTGATCGTGAAAGGCATAATGACGCCCGACGACGCCCAGGCCGCTGTGGATCAGGGAGCCGATGCGGTGATCGTCTCGAACCATGGCGGCAGGCAGCTGGATGGTGCGCCGTCAAGCGTCAGTGCGCTGCCTGCGATTGTGGCAAAGATCGGGTCCCAGGCCGAGATCCATATCGATGGCGGTATCCGCAGTGGTCAGGATCTTTTGCGGGTGCGCGCGCTTGGCGCCCATGCCGCCTATATCGGCAGGCCCTTTCTCTATGGGCTTGGCGCGATGGGGGAAACCGGCGTCCGCCGCTGCCTCGAAATCATGCATCGCGAGCTTGATATCACCATGGCGCTTTGCGGCCAGACCGATATCGGGCAGGTCGATGCCTCCATTCTGGCCGCCGCAGATCTGCCGGCCGACTTTCCCCATACCTCCATGACCGACTGA